The Candidatus Thermoplasmatota archaeon sequence CACGAACCGCCGACCTGGTCCGACAGAGCTTTGACGTCCAGAGCGACAACCCTTCCTGGTTCTACACGCTCGAAAGGAAGGACTTCGTTGGTGACATCGGACACGAAGTGTCCCCGCTCGTGCCAGAGGACGCCGAGACCATCAACGAGCACTGGAACCCGGGAGAGGATTCCGCACGTTACATCCAGAGCCGGATAGAGAAGGGTCTTGCATTCGGGATGAGGGTGGATGGTGAGCTCGTCGCCTGGGATGCGACCCATCTCGAGACGGACCGGGCGATCATGGTCGGCCTCCTTCACGTCATGGAGAGATTCAGGAAGAGAGGCTACGCGAGGTCGATAACCACGACGATGATCAACGCTGTCTTCGAGAAGGGCAAGACGCCGATAGGCCATGTATTCAAGGACAACGAACCTTCCTTGAGGCTTACGGAGGAGATGGGCTTCAGAAGGAGGGGAGAACACACCTGGATGAGGGCAGTAAGCCCATGAGGATCGTCCCCTTGGCCGCTGACAGCATG is a genomic window containing:
- a CDS encoding GNAT family N-acetyltransferase; translation: MSPLVPEDAETINEHWNPGEDSARYIQSRIEKGLAFGMRVDGELVAWDATHLETDRAIMVGLLHVMERFRKRGYARSITTTMINAVFEKGKTPIGHVFKDNEPSLRLTEEMGFRRRGEHTWMRAVSP